The proteins below come from a single Aegilops tauschii subsp. strangulata cultivar AL8/78 chromosome 6, Aet v6.0, whole genome shotgun sequence genomic window:
- the LOC109746832 gene encoding replication factor C subunit 3, whose protein sequence is MAGATAAAPMDIDGAAAAPPAFKGKAPLSAAAAVKSSPWVEKYRPQSLADVAAHRDIVDTIDRLTDENRLPHLLLYGPPGTGKTSTILAVARKIYGSQYGNMILELNASDERGIGVVRQQIQDFASAHSLSFGAKPAVKLVLLDEADAMTKDAQFALRRVIEKYTRSTRFALICNHVNKIIPALQSRCTRFRFAPLDGSHVTERLRHIIKSEGLDVDEGGLTALVRLSNGDMRKSLNILQSTHMASQQITEEAVYLCTGNPMPKDIEQIAFWLLNEPFSTSFKHIADMKMRKGLALIDIIREVTMFVFKIKMPSNVRVKLINDLADIEYRLTFACNDKLQLGALISTFTTARTAMVAAAD, encoded by the exons ATGGCgggcgccaccgccgccgctccGATGGACAtcgacggcgccgccgccgcgcccccggcCTTCAAGGGCAAGGCGCcgctctccgccgccgccgccgtcaagTCCTCGCCCTGGGTCGAGAAGTACCGGCCCCAGTCCCTCGCCGACGTCGCCGCCCACCGCGACATCGTCGACACCA TTGATAGGCTTACAGATGAGAATAGGCTTCCACATTTGTTGCTCTACGGTCCACCTGGCACTGGGAAAACATCAACAATACTAGCTGTCGCGAGGAAGATATATGGCTCACAGTATGGCAACATGATTCTGGAGCTCAATGCATCAGATGAACGTGGAATTGGTGTTGTCAGGCAGCAGATACAGGACTTTGCTAGTGCACACAGCCTCTCTTTTGG AGCAAAGCCTGCTGTTAAGTTGGTCCTCTTGGATGAAGCAGATGCCATGACCAAGGATGCACAATTTGCATTGCGAAGAG TCATTGAGAAGTATACAAGGAGCACAAGGTTTGCACTCATATGCAATCATGTGAACAAAATCATCCCAGCACTGCAATCAAGGTGCACTAGGTTTAGGTTTGCTCCACTTGATGGCTCTCATGTTACTGAGCGTCTTCGACATATAATAAAATCTGAGGG GCTTGATGTAGATGAGGGTGGCTTGACTGCCCTTGTTCGGTTAAGTAATGGTGACATGAGGAAGTCTTTGAATATATTGCAG TCAACACACATGGCATCCCAGCAAATAACAGAAGAAGCTGTCTACCTTTGCACGGGAAACCCCATGCCTAAAGATATTGAGCAGATAGCGTTTTGGTTACTAAATGAACCATTTTCAACCAGCTTCAAAC ATATAGCTGATATGAAGATGAGAAAAGGTCTGGCCTTGATTGATATCATACGGGAGGTCACTAT GTTTGTGTTCAAAATAAAAATGCCATCCAATGTACGAGTAAAGTTGATCAATGATTTGGCAGATATCGA GTATCGGCTTACCTTTGCTTGCAACGATAAACTGCAGCTTGGGGCACTGATCTCGACTTTCACGACTGCTCGCACGGCTATGGTTGCTGCCGCCGACTAA